The Treponema medium genome has a window encoding:
- a CDS encoding ABC transporter ATP-binding protein, translating into MDILTLNGISKIYGDLKALDNINLNVEEGEWLSIMGPSGSGKTTLMNIIGCMDKPSLGKIDLAGQDISKLSSKELTVVRRDTIGLVFQQFHLVNYLTALENVMMAQYYHSMPDEEEAMEALASVGLKERAKHLPNQLSGGEQQRVCIARALINHPKLLLADEPTGNLDEKNERLVMEIFEKLHNTGSTIIVVTHDPEVADQAERMVVLEHGKIARVEKMSRTRPMLQK; encoded by the coding sequence ATGGATATTTTAACATTGAACGGAATTTCAAAGATTTACGGCGACTTAAAAGCCTTAGACAACATAAACTTAAACGTAGAAGAAGGCGAGTGGCTGTCGATTATGGGGCCGTCCGGTTCCGGTAAGACGACGCTGATGAACATCATCGGCTGTATGGATAAGCCGTCGCTCGGTAAGATTGATTTGGCGGGGCAGGATATTTCAAAATTATCCTCAAAGGAATTAACCGTTGTCAGGCGGGATACCATCGGATTGGTCTTTCAGCAATTCCACCTCGTCAACTATCTTACCGCGCTTGAGAATGTGATGATGGCGCAGTATTATCACAGTATGCCGGATGAAGAAGAGGCGATGGAAGCGCTTGCGAGTGTCGGCTTAAAGGAGCGGGCAAAGCACCTGCCCAATCAGCTGTCGGGCGGAGAGCAGCAGCGCGTGTGTATTGCCCGCGCGCTCATCAATCACCCTAAGCTCCTGCTTGCGGACGAACCGACCGGCAACCTCGATGAAAAAAACGAGCGGTTGGTTATGGAGATTTTTGAAAAGCTGCACAATACCGGCAGTACCATTATCGTCGTTACCCACGATCCGGAGGTTGCCGATCAGGCGGAACGGATGGTTGTACTTGAGCACGGAAAAATCGCGCGCGTTGAAAAGATGAGCAGAACGCGACCGATGCTGCAAAAATAA
- a CDS encoding iron transporter — MKKTVSFLFALIAIAFVLASCEKPAQKQEMAKPAAEQKAAAPAPTEEEAAGFDEFPIGDEQDVGPLHIGGVYFQPVDMEPAGNSLSKNEADCHIEADIHANDEGKVLGYGVGDFVPYLHVKAYVQKQGSSKVQEVAFMPMNADDGPHYGANMKFEEGLGKYNVKFEIKAPGNDYLLHVDKETGVTGRFWTEPLVVEWKDFEWKGPQW, encoded by the coding sequence ATGAAGAAAACCGTATCTTTTCTTTTTGCACTGATTGCAATCGCTTTTGTGCTTGCATCATGTGAAAAACCTGCGCAAAAGCAGGAAATGGCAAAACCCGCTGCAGAACAAAAAGCTGCGGCTCCTGCACCGACTGAAGAAGAAGCTGCAGGTTTTGATGAGTTCCCAATCGGAGACGAACAGGATGTAGGCCCGCTCCACATCGGTGGCGTTTACTTCCAGCCGGTTGACATGGAACCTGCCGGAAACAGCCTTTCCAAGAACGAAGCTGACTGCCACATCGAAGCGGATATCCACGCAAATGATGAGGGTAAGGTGCTTGGTTACGGCGTGGGCGACTTTGTTCCGTATCTTCATGTTAAGGCTTATGTTCAAAAGCAAGGCTCGAGCAAAGTGCAGGAAGTTGCATTTATGCCGATGAATGCCGATGACGGCCCCCACTACGGTGCAAACATGAAGTTCGAAGAAGGTCTCGGCAAATACAATGTCAAATTCGAAATCAAAGCTCCGGGGAATGATTACCTGTTGCACGTTGACAAAGAAACCGGTGTTACCGGCCGTTTCTGGACGGAACCGCTCGTTGTCGAATGGAAAGATTTTGAATGGAAAGGACCTCAGTGGTAA
- the fliE gene encoding flagellar hook-basal body complex protein FliE: protein MTITNTATLYKVPAIMKNPAIAPIAVDNFRSRMVSDTDLVDTAVNKKAMSFEQTLLKAFDEVNAKQQRTAELGQQMIVDPESVDVHDITIAMAEAGMSLKIAQTLIDRVVKSWNDITITR, encoded by the coding sequence ATGACAATAACCAATACGGCAACCTTGTATAAGGTTCCGGCTATTATGAAAAATCCGGCAATAGCGCCGATCGCTGTCGATAACTTCCGCAGCCGCATGGTTTCGGATACGGATTTAGTCGATACGGCAGTAAATAAAAAAGCAATGAGCTTTGAACAGACCCTGCTCAAAGCCTTTGACGAAGTAAATGCAAAACAGCAGCGGACTGCGGAACTCGGACAACAGATGATTGTCGATCCGGAATCCGTAGACGTACACGATATTACCATCGCAATGGCGGAAGCCGGTATGTCGCTGAAAATTGCACAGACGCTGATAGACCGCGTCGTAAAAAGTTGGAATGATATTACCATAACCAGATAA
- a CDS encoding FTR1 family iron permease gives MYITQNKKHAFAAILFALSFIFIPVSGLYAANDEEVLDSWTGIVKKMEVHLNNAYDLYTQGKSKEAYDEVNVAYFRFYESKGMEKITMGYLSGARKTTVENAFYEYRRNVYSDKDNEMVKAHKDKLIAMLYHDAAELDGTLDESGSETANTAQSAVVATFISCFVLVLREGLEAILVIAAIIAYLVKTGKKKYIMSVYVGALGGILVSILLAFLFGAVAGAQSGIAQEVFEGIGMFVAVIVLFYVSNWMLSKSETEAWERYIHKKVEASVSTGNKWVLIFAAFIAVAREGAELILFFQGVPIHGTSGRNAMILAIVLSAVVLIAVFLVFRFLTVRLPLKPFFLVTSILMYAMCFSFTGKGVSELQAAGVVNKTVIPWMGFEMDFLGIYATYESLIPQIIVLAVIITMSVVYAKKNKQQRAQIEAEKAKIEQK, from the coding sequence ATGTATATTACACAGAATAAAAAACATGCCTTTGCCGCAATTTTGTTCGCTTTATCGTTCATATTTATTCCGGTTAGCGGACTGTATGCCGCAAACGACGAAGAGGTGCTGGATTCGTGGACAGGAATTGTAAAAAAGATGGAAGTGCACCTCAATAATGCCTACGATCTTTATACTCAAGGGAAATCCAAAGAAGCGTATGACGAAGTGAACGTTGCCTACTTTAGGTTTTATGAATCTAAAGGGATGGAAAAGATAACGATGGGATATCTTTCCGGTGCCCGTAAAACAACGGTGGAAAATGCGTTTTATGAATATCGTCGAAATGTATACAGCGATAAAGACAACGAGATGGTAAAAGCGCATAAAGATAAGCTTATTGCAATGCTTTACCATGATGCAGCCGAGCTTGACGGCACGTTGGACGAAAGCGGCAGCGAGACTGCAAATACCGCTCAATCGGCAGTTGTTGCAACGTTTATTTCCTGTTTTGTATTGGTACTCCGCGAAGGCTTGGAAGCAATCCTTGTTATCGCCGCTATTATCGCCTATCTTGTAAAAACGGGAAAAAAGAAATATATCATGTCGGTATATGTCGGTGCGTTGGGCGGTATCTTGGTTAGTATTCTGCTGGCCTTTTTGTTCGGCGCTGTTGCCGGTGCTCAGAGCGGCATCGCTCAGGAAGTTTTTGAAGGCATAGGTATGTTTGTCGCAGTTATCGTGTTGTTCTATGTCAGTAACTGGATGCTTTCAAAGTCCGAAACCGAAGCATGGGAACGGTACATTCATAAGAAGGTTGAAGCATCGGTTTCTACCGGAAATAAATGGGTCTTAATTTTCGCGGCCTTTATTGCAGTTGCGCGTGAAGGCGCCGAGCTTATTCTCTTTTTCCAGGGTGTTCCCATTCATGGAACGAGCGGCCGGAATGCAATGATCTTGGCGATTGTGCTATCAGCGGTTGTTTTGATTGCGGTGTTCCTAGTATTTAGGTTCTTAACCGTGCGTCTTCCGCTTAAACCTTTCTTCTTGGTTACCAGTATATTGATGTATGCGATGTGCTTTTCGTTTACCGGAAAAGGTGTGTCGGAACTGCAAGCTGCCGGTGTTGTCAATAAGACCGTTATTCCGTGGATGGGCTTTGAAATGGACTTCCTCGGTATTTATGCAACGTATGAAAGTCTCATTCCGCAGATTATCGTACTTGCGGTGATTATCACAATGTCTGTTGTATATGCAAAAAAGAATAAACAACAGCGTGCTCAAATTGAAGCTGAAAAGGCGAAGATTGAGCAAAAGTAA
- the flgB gene encoding flagellar basal body rod protein FlgB, translating into MHINSFQKTVDLLHRALDVNALRYTVSANNLANSEIPDFKRTSVNFETELKHALDSEKRAAGQFQLAVTDPRHIKSDGVIDYRSVSPRRVLDYTTTAKANGNNVDAEEEAMNILKIQMQYQLLSQMTGFQYSQVQSVLK; encoded by the coding sequence ATGCACATAAACAGCTTTCAAAAGACAGTTGATCTTTTACACCGTGCGCTTGATGTAAACGCACTCCGCTATACCGTGTCGGCAAATAACCTTGCAAACTCGGAAATACCGGATTTCAAGCGGACATCGGTCAATTTTGAAACGGAGTTAAAACATGCGCTCGATTCCGAAAAACGGGCTGCGGGGCAGTTTCAGTTAGCAGTAACCGATCCCCGTCATATTAAGTCGGACGGTGTTATCGACTATCGTTCGGTTTCTCCGCGGCGTGTGTTGGACTATACCACGACGGCGAAGGCAAACGGCAACAACGTAGATGCTGAGGAAGAAGCGATGAATATCCTCAAGATTCAGATGCAGTATCAGCTGTTGAGTCAGATGACCGGTTTTCAGTACAGCCAAGTACAGTCGGTATTGAAATAA
- a CDS encoding ABC transporter permease codes for MFWRMIAGSLFRQKGKMAMIAFTIALGASLSSAMLNTMLGVGDKVNQELKTYGANINVVHKEASLLDDIYGVESGSTKKYLREDELYKIKTIFWAYNVVDYAPFLNVSVEYKGQNKPVRLTGTWFDYKIDLHTGQEVITGIRRMRTWWEVTGTWASDTDDSACMIGSLFAGRNAIHVGDVIEVTGPAGSASLTVSGIFNSGSNEDEYIFTPLHTAQRLLGKTDVCESIEVSALTTPDNDLARKAARNPLSLTIKEMEVWYCTAYVSSICYQIQEVITDAVAKPVRQVAESEGAILNKTTLLMLLITILSLLASALGISNLVTASVMDRRAEIGLKKAIGASNTAVTVSVLTEIMIIGLIGGTIGYFAGLGLTQIIGRSVFGSAIPPAPMVIPIVVLIIFLITLLGSLPSVRYLLKLNPTEVLHGK; via the coding sequence ATGTTTTGGAGAATGATAGCCGGTTCCCTCTTCCGTCAGAAAGGGAAGATGGCGATGATTGCGTTTACCATTGCGCTAGGTGCGAGTCTTTCAAGCGCAATGCTCAATACGATGCTCGGAGTAGGGGATAAGGTAAATCAGGAGCTGAAAACCTACGGAGCGAATATCAATGTCGTGCATAAAGAGGCCTCGCTTCTCGATGATATTTACGGAGTAGAGTCGGGGAGTACCAAAAAGTATTTACGCGAGGATGAGCTGTATAAAATTAAGACTATATTTTGGGCGTACAATGTTGTTGACTATGCTCCGTTTTTAAACGTGTCCGTTGAATATAAGGGCCAAAATAAGCCCGTCCGTCTGACCGGTACATGGTTCGATTATAAAATAGACTTGCACACCGGACAGGAAGTTATTACCGGTATCCGGCGGATGCGAACGTGGTGGGAAGTAACCGGTACATGGGCTTCCGATACCGATGATTCCGCCTGTATGATCGGCAGCCTCTTTGCGGGGAGAAACGCTATTCATGTCGGCGATGTGATCGAAGTAACAGGCCCTGCCGGAAGTGCATCGTTGACTGTTTCCGGCATATTCAATTCGGGCAGCAACGAGGATGAGTACATCTTTACACCCCTTCATACGGCGCAGCGCCTGTTAGGAAAAACCGATGTGTGCGAAAGCATTGAGGTAAGTGCGCTTACGACGCCCGATAACGACCTCGCACGAAAGGCCGCGCGGAACCCTTTGAGTTTAACCATCAAAGAGATGGAGGTATGGTACTGCACCGCGTATGTCAGCAGTATCTGCTATCAGATTCAGGAAGTGATTACCGATGCCGTTGCAAAACCGGTGCGGCAGGTCGCCGAATCCGAAGGGGCGATTTTAAATAAGACAACGCTGCTGATGCTCTTAATCACAATTTTGAGCTTGCTCGCTTCCGCATTGGGAATTTCCAACCTTGTAACGGCAAGCGTGATGGATAGACGCGCGGAAATCGGTTTAAAGAAAGCGATCGGCGCGAGCAACACGGCGGTTACCGTATCGGTACTGACGGAGATTATGATTATCGGCTTAATCGGCGGAACAATCGGCTACTTTGCCGGATTGGGTTTAACGCAGATTATCGGACGGAGCGTATTCGGTTCGGCTATTCCTCCTGCGCCGATGGTGATTCCGATTGTCGTGCTTATCATCTTTCTTATCACCCTGCTCGGCAGTCTGCCTTCGGTACGGTATTTACTCAAGCTCAATCCTACGGAGGTGCTGCATGGAAAATAA
- the hslV gene encoding ATP-dependent protease subunit HslV, translating into MGKTKVRSTTVIAVRRNGKVAMAGDGQVTMGQTVMKGNARKVRKIYEGKVMTGFAGATADAFTLLEKFEGRLKEYGGDITRAAVELAKEWRTNKMLKNLEALLLVADAKTILLISGNGDVIEPQEDVLAIGSGGNYAYAAALAMLRNTDLSAREIAEKSLNIAGQICVYTNENVHIEEI; encoded by the coding sequence ATGGGAAAAACGAAGGTGCGGAGTACGACCGTTATTGCCGTCAGACGAAACGGAAAGGTTGCGATGGCAGGTGACGGACAGGTTACGATGGGGCAAACGGTAATGAAAGGCAATGCCCGCAAAGTCCGCAAGATTTACGAAGGTAAAGTGATGACCGGTTTTGCCGGCGCAACGGCAGATGCCTTTACACTGCTCGAAAAGTTCGAGGGGCGGCTCAAGGAATACGGCGGAGACATTACCCGCGCTGCGGTTGAGCTTGCCAAAGAGTGGCGCACCAACAAAATGCTGAAAAATCTTGAAGCACTGCTGTTGGTTGCAGATGCAAAGACCATTTTGCTGATTTCCGGAAACGGGGATGTCATTGAACCGCAAGAAGATGTGCTCGCAATCGGATCGGGCGGCAATTATGCGTATGCCGCAGCACTCGCTATGCTCCGCAACACGGACTTGTCTGCCCGCGAAATTGCAGAAAAAAGCTTAAACATCGCCGGACAGATTTGCGTATACACCAACGAAAACGTACATATAGAGGAAATTTGA
- the alr gene encoding alanine racemase, whose protein sequence is MRATKAIIHLDNLKHNITQIKQTLAPETKICLPVKADAYGHGAIRTAIAAIRAGVSYLAVASVQEGIELREAGIVAPIISLSLPILEEIDSIIDYKLEPLVIDEEFINELNRAADAQKKTVAVHLKIDTGMSRIGCKPSEAVKLATQIVRAKNLRLQGVATHFAVADSDSQSDRAFTKGQLERFSDAVEAIRQTGIHIPLVHAANSGAVQMMPEAQFDMVRPGLLAYGYLPIQDTVTAIDVKPVMELVTQVVLIKQIRAGTCVSYGRNWTAPQDTYIATLPIGYADGLRRALSPGLKVRIGNEFFPIIGKICMDQCMIDLGAHPWVQRWDEVCIFGPNPQDNSAQTLADIAGTIPYEITCGIHKRVPRVFVNES, encoded by the coding sequence ATGCGTGCAACAAAAGCGATTATCCATCTGGATAATCTGAAACATAACATTACTCAAATCAAACAAACCCTCGCACCGGAAACAAAGATATGTTTACCGGTTAAAGCAGATGCTTACGGACACGGAGCCATACGAACAGCGATTGCAGCTATTCGTGCAGGAGTTTCCTACCTCGCTGTTGCTTCCGTGCAGGAAGGTATAGAGCTTCGAGAGGCAGGCATTGTCGCCCCGATTATTTCGCTCAGTCTGCCGATTTTAGAAGAAATAGATTCTATTATAGACTATAAACTGGAACCGCTTGTTATCGATGAGGAATTTATCAATGAACTCAACCGCGCGGCCGATGCGCAAAAGAAAACCGTTGCGGTGCATCTCAAAATAGATACCGGTATGAGCAGAATAGGCTGCAAACCGTCTGAAGCGGTAAAACTGGCGACCCAAATTGTGCGGGCAAAAAATTTGCGGCTGCAGGGTGTCGCAACGCATTTTGCCGTTGCGGATTCCGATTCCCAATCCGACCGCGCCTTTACAAAAGGTCAGCTGGAACGTTTTAGCGATGCCGTCGAAGCAATCAGACAGACAGGCATACACATCCCGCTCGTTCATGCCGCCAATTCAGGCGCGGTGCAGATGATGCCCGAAGCGCAGTTCGACATGGTGCGCCCCGGTCTCCTCGCCTACGGCTACCTGCCCATACAGGATACGGTAACGGCTATCGACGTAAAACCCGTTATGGAGCTGGTAACGCAGGTAGTGCTGATAAAGCAGATACGTGCAGGAACCTGCGTTTCCTACGGGCGCAATTGGACAGCCCCGCAGGATACCTATATCGCAACCCTTCCGATCGGATACGCGGACGGTTTACGTCGAGCGCTTTCGCCCGGACTAAAAGTACGCATCGGTAACGAATTCTTCCCGATTATCGGTAAAATATGTATGGATCAATGCATGATTGACCTCGGCGCGCACCCGTGGGTACAACGGTGGGACGAAGTGTGTATCTTCGGCCCAAATCCGCAGGACAACAGCGCACAAACGCTGGCAGACATTGCAGGCACTATTCCCTACGAAATCACCTGTGGCATCCACAAACGTGTTCCTCGTGTCTTTGTGAACGAAAGCTGA
- the hslU gene encoding ATP-dependent protease ATPase subunit HslU has product MTINLDELTPPHIVAELDKYIIGQTKAKKAVAVALRNRTRRLKLSEEIREEIAPKNILMIGPTGVGKTEIARRLAKLSGAPFLKVEATKYTEVGYVGRDVESMIRDLMAVGYSMVKSEVQETLKAQAEKNTEEILLDLLLPGSNKKKRNRKESSKPLLIAGSEHDAEDENSREIRVEVNSAEDGNQAEDDMHETREKFRKMLRDGKFEDKMVEVSVQQSGMPSFEIFAGGSSMEDLESAMSNISSMLMGAGKSKRKTTSVKEARMIIMNDQLDKLVDHDKIVEEAKERVEQMGIIFIDEIDKVASKSERSSGIDVSREGVQRDILPIVEGSKVNTKFGVVDTRHILFIAAGAFSISKPSDLIPEFQGRFPLRVELESLHAEDFKRILLEPKNALTKQYKALLETEGLTIIFKDEAIERMSNLAAEVNSTMENIGARRLHTIMEMLLEDISFNASDMTEKTVEIDRAYVDERLKDIVQDQDLSRYIL; this is encoded by the coding sequence ATGACAATCAACTTGGATGAACTCACCCCTCCGCATATTGTGGCGGAGCTTGACAAATATATTATCGGGCAGACAAAGGCGAAAAAGGCTGTTGCCGTTGCTCTGCGAAATAGGACACGTCGGCTCAAATTGAGCGAAGAAATCCGCGAAGAAATAGCGCCGAAGAATATTCTGATGATCGGGCCGACCGGCGTAGGTAAAACCGAGATTGCCCGCCGGCTTGCAAAACTTTCGGGAGCGCCGTTCCTTAAAGTAGAGGCGACAAAGTACACCGAAGTCGGCTATGTCGGCCGCGACGTTGAATCGATGATCCGCGACCTGATGGCTGTCGGCTATTCTATGGTAAAAAGCGAAGTGCAAGAAACGCTGAAAGCGCAGGCGGAAAAAAACACGGAGGAAATCCTCCTCGACCTTTTACTGCCGGGCTCCAACAAAAAGAAGCGAAACCGGAAAGAAAGCTCTAAGCCGCTTTTAATCGCCGGATCGGAACATGATGCAGAGGATGAAAACAGCAGGGAAATTCGAGTGGAAGTCAATTCGGCAGAAGACGGCAATCAAGCTGAAGACGATATGCACGAAACGAGGGAAAAGTTCCGCAAGATGCTGCGGGACGGCAAATTTGAAGATAAAATGGTAGAAGTTTCCGTACAGCAGTCCGGTATGCCGAGTTTTGAAATCTTTGCCGGCGGTTCCAGTATGGAAGACCTCGAAAGCGCGATGTCGAATATCAGCAGTATGCTGATGGGTGCCGGTAAAAGCAAGCGTAAAACGACCAGCGTAAAAGAAGCCCGCATGATCATTATGAACGATCAGCTCGATAAGCTCGTCGATCACGATAAGATTGTAGAAGAAGCAAAAGAACGGGTTGAGCAAATGGGCATCATTTTCATCGACGAAATCGATAAAGTTGCTTCCAAAAGCGAGCGAAGCAGCGGCATCGACGTATCCCGCGAAGGAGTACAGCGCGATATTCTTCCTATCGTAGAAGGCTCCAAAGTCAACACAAAGTTCGGCGTGGTCGATACCCGCCACATCCTATTCATCGCGGCGGGGGCTTTCAGCATTTCAAAACCAAGCGACCTTATTCCCGAATTTCAAGGACGCTTCCCGCTGCGCGTAGAGTTGGAATCGCTCCATGCGGAAGACTTTAAGCGGATTCTGCTTGAGCCTAAAAACGCATTAACCAAACAGTATAAAGCGTTGCTCGAAACCGAAGGACTTACCATCATCTTTAAGGATGAAGCAATCGAGCGTATGAGCAACCTCGCAGCGGAGGTCAACTCGACGATGGAAAACATCGGCGCCCGCCGCCTCCACACGATTATGGAAATGCTGTTGGAGGATATTTCGTTTAACGCAAGCGATATGACCGAAAAAACCGTCGAAATAGACCGCGCGTATGTCGATGAACGGTTAAAAGACATCGTACAGGATCAAGATTTATCACGTTATATCCTGTAA
- a CDS encoding Fe-S-containing protein, translated as MLLGFVGSIVSAILRSIPNYINRTRFAFWCMVPVTIALLFLLILLFISPNLKRKIAHIYENLFSAAIFLYAASMLFYYLPVIIMLATTLVNYGESAVSTIVLFRLIGYVLGIVCMLCAGLAIYKTLIKLSAIELKVSVAGALCIFGVTQVVVILQRLYSLGIIPRNDFIFAFIAAVVNHGNFFTFAIILFIMIPPIILWRKNRTITETYHNNAELRKLKAQKRNARRWAKFSLVLLIGSVLSLSVLRHYVDREVPLSPPENYTIADGMAMIPISELEDDKLHRYAYTSEQGIEVRFIAIKKSEGSYGVGLDACDICGPTGYFERNGEVICKLCDVVMNKGTIGFPGGCNPVPVAYIIHDEKIKIKIADLEAEAHRFK; from the coding sequence ATGCTGCTGGGCTTTGTCGGCAGTATTGTCTCAGCAATTCTTAGATCAATTCCCAACTATATAAATAGAACACGTTTCGCTTTTTGGTGCATGGTTCCTGTTACCATCGCACTTCTCTTTTTACTCATCCTGCTTTTTATTTCACCCAATCTTAAACGAAAGATAGCGCATATATATGAAAATCTTTTTAGTGCGGCAATTTTCTTGTATGCAGCCTCGATGCTGTTTTACTATCTTCCCGTTATCATCATGCTGGCAACCACATTGGTTAATTACGGCGAGAGCGCAGTAAGTACGATTGTCTTATTCAGACTGATAGGCTATGTACTCGGTATTGTGTGTATGCTGTGCGCCGGTTTAGCGATCTATAAAACGTTGATTAAATTATCGGCCATAGAACTCAAGGTATCGGTTGCCGGAGCTCTTTGCATTTTCGGTGTTACGCAAGTAGTTGTTATTTTACAGCGCCTCTATTCGTTGGGGATTATTCCTCGCAACGACTTTATCTTTGCATTCATTGCCGCGGTCGTAAACCATGGAAATTTCTTTACCTTTGCAATTATCCTATTCATTATGATTCCGCCGATTATCCTCTGGCGGAAGAACCGGACAATTACGGAAACATATCACAACAATGCAGAACTGCGGAAACTGAAAGCGCAAAAGCGCAACGCACGCCGGTGGGCGAAATTTTCGCTGGTCTTGCTGATCGGTTCGGTTTTATCTCTGTCTGTGTTGCGGCACTATGTCGACCGAGAAGTTCCGCTTTCGCCGCCGGAAAATTATACGATTGCCGACGGTATGGCGATGATTCCTATTTCGGAATTGGAAGATGATAAGCTGCACCGGTATGCGTATACTTCGGAGCAGGGGATTGAAGTCCGGTTTATTGCCATTAAAAAGAGCGAAGGCTCTTATGGCGTAGGACTTGATGCGTGCGATATCTGCGGTCCTACCGGATATTTTGAACGGAACGGGGAGGTTATCTGTAAACTCTGCGATGTCGTGATGAACAAGGGAACTATCGGCTTCCCGGGCGGATGTAACCCTGTGCCGGTTGCGTATATCATCCACGATGAAAAGATCAAGATAAAGATAGCCGATCTTGAAGCGGAAGCGCACCGCTTTAAATAG
- the flgC gene encoding flagellar basal body rod protein FlgC, whose translation MGIFSSINIAATGMSAERLRTDVISDNIANASTTSSQEGGYFRRSRVVLAQKNDGIDWRLPFVSSDMDRGVGTGVRVTGIEKDNSEPRLSYEPDHPHAILSGPKAGYVEYPNVNIVTEMVDLISASRSYEANAAVVQGSKEMFQRALEIGR comes from the coding sequence ATGGGTATCTTCAGCAGTATCAACATAGCGGCGACCGGTATGAGCGCCGAACGGCTACGGACTGATGTTATTTCCGATAACATCGCCAATGCTTCCACTACCAGTTCACAGGAAGGAGGCTATTTCCGCCGCAGCCGCGTCGTTCTTGCACAGAAAAATGACGGCATCGATTGGCGGCTCCCCTTTGTTTCTTCCGATATGGATAGAGGAGTCGGCACGGGTGTCCGCGTAACCGGCATCGAAAAAGATAACTCAGAACCGCGGTTGTCGTATGAGCCCGATCATCCCCATGCAATTCTGTCGGGGCCGAAAGCGGGTTACGTTGAATATCCGAATGTGAATATCGTAACGGAAATGGTTGACCTGATCTCCGCGTCTCGTTCTTATGAAGCGAATGCGGCAGTTGTACAGGGGTCAAAAGAAATGTTTCAGCGTGCGCTCGAAATCGGACGCTAA
- a CDS encoding ABC transporter permease, translating to MTRNRMYLKMITSSLIRRRSRMLVALLAIAIGSTVLSGLLTIYYDIPRQMGTVFRSYGANLIFLPAESESKITQEQIGAIKQVIDPEKLVGFAPYIYQSAKVNEQPYMIAATDLASAKSNSPYWLIRGDWPHNKKEVLIGHEISRNIELSVGDTFIVNTPKPNGDVTVNECTVSGIVTTGGVEEEFIFMSLEDIKGIIGYDDQFDVIECSIDGNQEYLKSIADTVSKQVNGITPRLVKRVTESQDVVLSKLQALVWIVTIIVLFLTMICVTTTMMAVVAERRKEIGLKKALGASNSSVVKDFMGEAVMLGLIGGILGVVLGYVFADNVSISVFAREVSFPVQLAPFTVIASIIITIVSCLFPVRATVDIDPALVLRGE from the coding sequence ATGACAAGAAATAGAATGTATTTAAAGATGATTACAAGCTCGCTGATACGCCGCCGTTCACGGATGCTTGTCGCGTTGTTGGCAATCGCAATCGGCTCTACGGTGCTGTCGGGTTTGTTAACTATTTACTATGATATTCCGCGCCAGATGGGGACGGTGTTCCGGTCGTACGGCGCAAATTTGATATTCCTTCCGGCGGAAAGCGAATCCAAGATTACGCAGGAGCAAATCGGCGCTATTAAGCAGGTGATTGACCCTGAGAAGCTGGTCGGTTTTGCGCCGTACATCTACCAGTCGGCAAAGGTAAACGAACAGCCGTACATGATCGCCGCGACGGATTTGGCAAGCGCAAAAAGCAATAGCCCCTATTGGCTTATTCGCGGGGATTGGCCGCACAATAAAAAGGAAGTGCTGATCGGGCACGAAATAAGCCGCAATATCGAGTTGTCGGTCGGCGATACCTTTATCGTCAATACACCGAAGCCGAACGGCGATGTTACCGTCAACGAATGTACGGTGTCGGGCATTGTTACCACCGGCGGCGTAGAAGAAGAATTTATCTTTATGAGCCTTGAGGATATCAAAGGTATTATCGGGTACGATGATCAGTTTGATGTTATTGAATGCAGCATCGACGGCAATCAGGAATACCTTAAATCGATAGCCGACACCGTGTCGAAGCAGGTGAACGGTATTACGCCGCGGCTCGTAAAGCGTGTAACGGAATCTCAGGATGTGGTTTTGAGCAAACTGCAGGCACTCGTGTGGATTGTTACCATCATCGTGTTGTTCTTAACGATGATTTGCGTAACGACGACGATGATGGCGGTTGTCGCAGAACGCAGAAAAGAAATCGGTTTGAAAAAAGCGCTCGGCGCTTCGAATAGCAGCGTCGTGAAAGACTTTATGGGCGAAGCGGTGATGCTCGGATTGATTGGCGGTATCTTGGGCGTGGTATTAGGCTATGTGTTTGCGGACAACGTGAGTATCAGCGTATTCGCCCGCGAGGTTTCGTTTCCGGTGCAGCTCGCGCCGTTTACGGTCATTGCCTCGATTATCATCACGATTGTTTCCTGTTTATTCCCGGTACGCGCCACGGTAGACATCGACCCCGCTTTGGTTTTACGCGGGGAGTAG